Genomic segment of Myxococcus stipitatus:
GTGGCGAGCACCCTGGACTACGACCCGTTCGGCACTCCCCGCCTGCGCTCGGGGAGTGACGACTTCCGGCGGAAGCACTCGGGGTTGGAGCTGGACAGCACGGGCCTCTACTACGCGGCCTCGCGCTACTACAGCCCGCTGCTGGGAGGCTTCATCACCGCCGACGCCCAGATGGGCGCATCCGAGGACCGCATGGGGGCGTTCAACCGCTACGCCTACGTCCTCAATGACCCTGTCACCCTCATCGACCCGATGGGGCTGGGCATCTTCGACAGCATCGCCAACTTCTTCACCAACACGCTGCCCAACTGGGTCTCCAAACACTGGCAGGAGATTGTCTCGTACACGATAGACATCGCGCTCATCGCCGGAGGCATCGCGCTGTCGTTCGTCCCGGGCCTGCAAGGGGTCGCGGCGTTCGCCATCGGCGTCGCCGTGGGAGGAATGGTGGGCGCGGGCCTGGGAGGACTGGCCTACAACATCAGCGCGAACGCGACAGGCAAGGAGTTCAGCTGGAAGGACTGGGGAACCCAGGTGGGCATCGGCGCCGCGGCGGGAGCCATCGCGGGCGGCTTCGCCGGCGTGGGTGAGCTGGCGGCGACCAGCCTCAACCTCGCCAGCCGAAGCCTCCTCAACATCGGCCTGCGCGCGGGCGTGGATGCCATTGGCGGCGTGGTGTCTGGCCTGAGCAGTCAATTGATAGGCAATGCCGTCGCGGGTGCGCCCCTGACGGCGGACCTCACCTTCGCAGCGGTCCTGGGCGGAGTGGGAGGTGCATTGGGGAGCGTCGTCGCCAACGGCGGCAAGGCCATGCTCACCCGCGTGGCGCGCTCGCTGGACTCCGTGGATGGACTGACGGATGGCCTGCGCCGGGCCAACTACAACCTCACGGGCCCCACGATGCAGCTCGAGGTGGAAGGGATGCGCAAGGTCATCGCGCTGTCGCTGGGAGGCACCTTCGGAACCTCCCTCGGGTACGCGCTCAGCTACCTGCACGCGGAGCAGCTCTTCCTGCCCGGCATGAAGTGAGCGGCACGGCTGTCATCACGTGAAGCAGTCGAAGCGCCCGGTGCGTGGTCCGCCGGGTGCCCCAACGCAGTGCAACGCCATGGAGGCCAGTCGCATATGGAGCCGACGACACGGACGAAGCCGAAAATCCTCTTCACGGGGTCCACGACGAGCCAGGACTTCAGCGCGCTGAAGGTCCAGGGAGACATCTGCGCGAAGCCTGGCACGGAGGGACTCCAGCTCGCCGAGGTGCACTGGGTGGACTGCGCCTCGACCCAGCCCGAGCAGTATGCGCCCCTGCTGCGCCCCACCCTGGACACGGGGAAGATACTGGTGCTCCGCCACCCCGATGCCAGGGCGTGTCAGACCTTGGCCGAGCTCATCGGGTGCCAGGTGGAGGAGGGGGCCGCCGCCCTGATGGTCTCCCGGGACCTGAAGGCCACCACGCCCTCCAGCTACTCCATCACCGTGCTCGACACCTCCCCTCGCCTCAGCGTCACCGAGCACCTGCTCGAGGGCGGAGACAAACAGCCTCCCACCGCCCGGCCCGTCATCTCGAACCTGACGCCCACGCGGTCCACGCGCGCCATCACCGAGGAGGATGGAACCCAGCGCGACTGGGCCAGCATGTTCGGCGTCCATCAGGCGGGCCCCCAGCCGACCACGGGCGGCCCCGGGCTGATTCCTCCCCAGGGTGTCCTGTATGGCATCCGGAACCTGACGGGCAGCTACAGCTCGACGCTGACCAAGGAGACCTGGAACGCGACCAAGGGGAAGACGCAGCCCATCGAGTTCGGCTTCAACAGCTCGTTCTATGTCTACCGGGAGAATGGCAAGGCCAGCGCGGACTACGTCGTCATCCGCGTCCAGCAGGCCACCTTCAGCCCCCGCACGCTGATGATTCGCGCCGACAACGCCAAGGGCTACTGGCAGTTCGACTTCCAGGCGCAGTGCACCAACAACCGCAACGCGGCGCTGCTCTCCACCAGCCCCGACACCACCAACAGCTCCCCGCTCGTCACGCAGCTCTCCATCCCGCTGCACGTGAAGTACCTGAAGGACGGCGGCTGCCAGCCCAACTACTGGTCCGCGATTCAGGGGCCCACGACGCGGACCCAGGAGGGCTGGGGCTTGTCGAACCGGAGCGGCGTCACCTCCGGGACGGCCACGTGGTACCACTTCATCCGAGACCCGTGGAACGTCATCAACGACCCGCCGGACGAGTTCAGCCGCTGGTGGGCCAACATGTACGAAGGAGGCTACGGCGGCCGGGTGAAGAACCTGAACTCGCTCTCGGGCTCGTCCTTCACCGTCGAGAACGTCTCGGCCTGGCGCTTCAGCGCGAGCATGATTTCCGCCAACCGCAACGTCACCTTCACGGAGACCTTGCGCTACCGGCTCGCCGCCTTCGCGAACCCGTCGGGCACCGGCAACGGCCACCACCAGATCTCCTGGTACAGCATCGAGACCCACCCCAACTCCATCACCCTGGACGTGGTCGCCGTGACGAACAACCCCAACAGTCCGTGCCAATGAAGCCCGCGGGGTGAAGGCCCTCCATCCAGCATGCTAAGCAGGGGGCACTCCCATGGAACGTGCCACCCTGCTCTTCTGGCTCTGGATGCTCTTCTTCGCCGTCAATGTCCTCTGGGCCCTGGGACAGACGGCGGTGGCCACCTCCTTCGGCGCGCGCCCCACGGCGGTGCAACTGGGTTACGGGCCCACGTTGTTCTCGGTGACGCTGAGCGGAATCCGGTGGTCGCTCAGGCCCATCGCCCTGGGCAGCTCGGTGAGCTTCGATGGCCCGCCCGCGGAAGGCGCCAAGGACGCGCCTTTGGAGAACCGCCTGCGTCGGCTCCCCGTGGGCCTGCACCTGGCGGTCATCCTCGTGCCCTGGCTCTTCCTGGTGGGCGTCGCCATGGCGTGCCTGGGCGCGCGTGAGGGGTTGGGCCAGTTCCTCTCGGGCTTCGCCATCCCCTTCCAGCCCTCCGCCCTCCCCGGCCGCCTGGAGCGCTTCATCGCCCTGCTCCAGTCCGGCGAGGTGCTGCGCGCCTGGGGCCTCGCCAGCGCCAAGCTGGCCGCCCTCAACCTCTTGCCCGTGCCCATGCTGGCGGGGGGCTCCGCGCTGCTGCTCCCCTGGCGCAACCGGCCCGTGCCCGTGTGGGTCGCGGGCCTCAACTTCCTGGCGCTGGCCTTCTTCCTGCCCTGGGCCTGCTACGCCCTCTACCTGCTCGGCGGCGCCGTCTTCCGCTGAGCCCGTGCCCCACGCGGACAGCGCCTACGCGCGCTCCTGGAGCGCGAGCCTGGCGCCCAGCGCGACGAACACGCCGCCCGTCACGCGCTGCTGCCACGCGGAGAAGCGCGGGTTGCGCCTCAGCCACGCGCCGAAGCCTCCTGCCACGCCCGCGAGGAAGACGAGCCACAGCGTCCCCGTCACGTCGAACAGCAGCCCGAGCAGGACGAACTGCAGGCCCGTGGAGCCCCGCGACGGGTCCACGAACTGCGGCAGGAAGGCCAGGAAGAACAAGGCCACCTTCGGGTTGAGCACGTTGGTGACGACGCCGTCGCGGAAGATGCGCCAGAGGCTCGCGGGCTGGAGCCCCTCCACCGCCTGGGGCCCTGTCTTGCTGCGCAGCATCTGCACGCCCATCCACACCAGGTAGAGCGCGCCCACCCACTTCACCACCAGGAACGCCAGGGCGGAGGTGGCGAGCAGCGCCGACAACCCCAGGGCCGCCGCGCAGATGTGGAAGAGGCAGCCCACGCTGATGCCGAGCGCGGAGACGAACCCCGCGGACCGGCCCTGTCCCATGCTCCTCGCCAGCACATACATCGTGTCCGGCCCGGGGGTCAGGTTGAGGGCCACTCCGGCGAGGAGGAAGGCCAGAAGGCGCGTCGGCTCGAAGAGCATGGAGGACACCACTCCACTCCGTCATCCCGGAGCGGGGAGCGGCAGAGGCTCGGCCCCTCTGCACGCTCCTCGTATACGCCCGGGCGCGCTGGCGTCCAAGCCCAGGGGCCTCGCCTCACACCGGCGAGTGCGTCCTGTCCCCCCGGTCCTCGGCGATGCGCTGGGCCCGCTGCGTATCCAGCGAGCGCTCCGCCGTGCGCGCGGAGATGGCCGCCACGGGACGGAACAGCGTGCGGTACACCGCCGCCGCCAGTCCGCTGCCCAGCAGCGGCGCGATGATGAACAACCACAGCTGCCCCAGCGCCGTGCCCCCCGCGAACACCGCCGGCCCCAGGCTGCGCGCGGGGTTCACCGACGTGTTCGTCACCGGGATGCCCACCAGGTGGATGAGCGTCAGGACCAGGCCGATGGCCAGCCCCGCGAAGCCCACCGGCGCCCGCGCGTCCGTCGCCCCCAGCACCGTCAGCACGAGCAGGAAGGTGAGCGCCACCTCCGTCAGGAAGGCCGCCCCCGCGCTGTACCCTTCCGGAGACGCAAGGCCATACCCGTTGGAGCCCAGGCCCGCGACAGACGCCTGGTAGCCCCCGGGAATCCCCTTCGCGATGGCCAGCACCACCCCCGCGGCCAGGAAGGCCCCCAGGCACTGCGCCACGATGTAGCCCAGCAGGTGCTTGTTCTCGAACTTGCCCGCCAGGGACAGCCCCACCGTCACCGCGGGATTCACGTGGCAGCCGGAGATGGGGCCAATGACATACACCATGGCCAGGAGCGACAGACCAAAGGCAAACGAGACACCCAGGAAACCAATGCGGTCCCCCGCCAGCACGGCCGCTCCCACGCCGCCGAGCACCAGGACGAACGTCCCGACGAACTCGGCCACGTACTTCCTCATCGCCTCATCGCCCTTGGCCGCGATGCCCGCGGCCGGGGCTTTCCTCTCCAATGAACGCATGCGCACCCTCTCCGGCCACGCGCACCTGGGACACGTGCTCATGCGTCCAGCGCCTCGCGGCACCAATGGTTCCACCTGGGAAGCTGCGCATGGTTGTTCCGGGGACAACACGCCACCGGCCCTCGAGTCCGGGAGGAAGCACGCGCGAGGCGCCTGAGGCTTCGCCACCCCTGACGAGGATGCCCGGCCACGCGAGGAGCCAACCCGCTCCCCGCGCGGCAGCGGTGTGACTACTTGCCCTTCATCACGCCAATGAATGGCACGTTGCGGAGCTTCTCTCCGTAGTCCAGGCCGTAGCCCACCACGAAGTGGTCATCGATGACGAAGCCCTTGTAGTCGATGTCGATCTTCGTCCGGGCGCGCGACGGCTTCTCCAGCAGCGAGCACAGCTTCAGCGACGCCGGGTGCCGGGCCCGCAGGTTCTCCAGCAGGAAGCTCATGGTGAGCCCCGTGTCGATGATGTCCTCGATGATGAGCAGGTGCTTGCCCGCCATGGGCTTGCTGACGTCGGTGGTGATGCGCACCTCTCCCGTCGTCTCCGTGCCGCCCTGGTAGCTGGACACCCCCAGGAACTCCATCGTCAGCGGCAGGTCCACCGCCCGCGCCAGGTCCATGGCGAAGAACGTGGAGCCCTTGAGCACACAGACGAACGTGAGCTCCTTGCCCGCGTAGTCCCGGGTGATTTGCGCGCCCAGCTCCCGCACGCGTGCCTGCAGCTTGTCCTCGGGAATCAGGACTCCGACTTCCTGCTCGTAGAACGCCAAGGTCTCCTCCGCGCTACACGTAGGCGTTGTTCATGATCTCCCCGAAGCCGCCGCCTCCGGGGACGATGTACTGCCTGTCATCCAGGCCCCGCTCCTTCTCCCAGAGCGCGCCCGGCGCCGTGCCGAACACCTCCGGAGGAGACAGGCCCCGGTCCAACCGGAGCGCGTAGATGATGACGTCCGGGTGGTCCGTCGTCATCTTCCGCAGGTACTCCGGCGTGACGATGAGGTTCAGGGTGATGATGCGCCGGGGCGTCCCGGGCACCTTCTCCTTGTAGAGCGTAATGGCCGTGGACAGGCTGCCCCCCGTGGCCCCCATCGGGTCCGGGAACAGCACGATGGCGTCATCCACGTCGCCGCCAATCTTCGCGCCGCCAATCTGCGAGCCCACCACGGACTCGGCCGCGTCGATCATCCGGCTCATGATGATGTGGTCCTGACGCACCACCGTCGGGTCCACCGTCGCGTTGAGCAGGTCGTACGTCACCTGCGAGGGCAGCGTGCCCGCCCGCGCGATGTTCACCGTCACCACCCGGACCTGCGGGTCGATGACCTCCCCCTGGTAGAGCCCCTGCGGTGTGTAATCAATCATCCGCGTGGGCAGGCTCACCATCTTCCGGGGGAACTCCGCGTTCACCACCGTCTTCACCAGGTCGACGTAGAGCGTCTCCACCAGCCGGTTGATCTGCGGCTGGATGACACCCTTGGCGCACAACGTGGCCAACTGGGAGAGCAGGAACGGATTGCCGACCAGATGGACGTTTCGTCCATAGTGGTGGGTCATCTCGTTCAACTGGAAGGGCACGTTCGCGTACAGGGTGTCACGCATTCGCTGGGTTCCTCTCGTGCCCCAACCCCGTGGCCGAGGCCGTGTGTGTCAGTCGAACAGCTCCAGCGTCTGCGGCGGCGTGCCCTCGGTGGGCTCCGGCACGTGACACTTGCGGCACCGCGGCTCGTACGCTCCGGCCGCGCCCACGACGACGCGCTCACCACTGGACACGATGCGCTGGGAGCGATTGGCCGGATTGCCGCAAACCACGCAGATGGCCAGCTCCTTCGTCACGTACTCCGCCACCGCCATCAGCTGCGGCATGGGCTCGAAGGGGCGCCCCTGGTAGTCCTGGTCCAGCCCCGCGCAGATGACGCGCAGCCCCTTGTTGGCCAACGCCTCCACCACCGCGACGACCTCGGCGCCGAAGAACTGCACCTCGTCGATGCCCACCACCTGGGTGTCGGGCTCCAGCTTGTAAAAAATCTCTTCAGCCCGCTCCAACGGCGTGGAGGTCACCTTCAGCTTGGAGTGACTCACCACCTGCGTCTCGTCGTACCGGTTGTCGATGCGAGGCTTGAAGACCTGCACCTTCTGCTTGCCGTACACGGCACGCTGGACGCGGCGGATCAGCTCCTCCGTCTTGCCGGAGAACATGGAGCCGCAGATGACCTCTATCCACCCGATATCTTTGGGGAATTGGTGCACGGAACGCTCGCCTGGCCTGGGGGCGGAGGGGCGCGGATAGTCTGTCACCCCCCCGCGGGAGTCAA
This window contains:
- a CDS encoding thymidine kinase, with product MHQFPKDIGWIEVICGSMFSGKTEELIRRVQRAVYGKQKVQVFKPRIDNRYDETQVVSHSKLKVTSTPLERAEEIFYKLEPDTQVVGIDEVQFFGAEVVAVVEALANKGLRVICAGLDQDYQGRPFEPMPQLMAVAEYVTKELAICVVCGNPANRSQRIVSSGERVVVGAAGAYEPRCRKCHVPEPTEGTPPQTLELFD
- a CDS encoding uracil phosphoribosyltransferase, which gives rise to MRDTLYANVPFQLNEMTHHYGRNVHLVGNPFLLSQLATLCAKGVIQPQINRLVETLYVDLVKTVVNAEFPRKMVSLPTRMIDYTPQGLYQGEVIDPQVRVVTVNIARAGTLPSQVTYDLLNATVDPTVVRQDHIIMSRMIDAAESVVGSQIGGAKIGGDVDDAIVLFPDPMGATGGSLSTAITLYKEKVPGTPRRIITLNLIVTPEYLRKMTTDHPDVIIYALRLDRGLSPPEVFGTAPGALWEKERGLDDRQYIVPGGGGFGEIMNNAYV
- the aqpZ gene encoding aquaporin Z gives rise to the protein MERKAPAAGIAAKGDEAMRKYVAEFVGTFVLVLGGVGAAVLAGDRIGFLGVSFAFGLSLLAMVYVIGPISGCHVNPAVTVGLSLAGKFENKHLLGYIVAQCLGAFLAAGVVLAIAKGIPGGYQASVAGLGSNGYGLASPEGYSAGAAFLTEVALTFLLVLTVLGATDARAPVGFAGLAIGLVLTLIHLVGIPVTNTSVNPARSLGPAVFAGGTALGQLWLFIIAPLLGSGLAAAVYRTLFRPVAAISARTAERSLDTQRAQRIAEDRGDRTHSPV
- a CDS encoding site-2 protease family protein, encoding MERATLLFWLWMLFFAVNVLWALGQTAVATSFGARPTAVQLGYGPTLFSVTLSGIRWSLRPIALGSSVSFDGPPAEGAKDAPLENRLRRLPVGLHLAVILVPWLFLVGVAMACLGAREGLGQFLSGFAIPFQPSALPGRLERFIALLQSGEVLRAWGLASAKLAALNLLPVPMLAGGSALLLPWRNRPVPVWVAGLNFLALAFFLPWACYALYLLGGAVFR
- a CDS encoding LysE family translocator, whose protein sequence is MLFEPTRLLAFLLAGVALNLTPGPDTMYVLARSMGQGRSAGFVSALGISVGCLFHICAAALGLSALLATSALAFLVVKWVGALYLVWMGVQMLRSKTGPQAVEGLQPASLWRIFRDGVVTNVLNPKVALFFLAFLPQFVDPSRGSTGLQFVLLGLLFDVTGTLWLVFLAGVAGGFGAWLRRNPRFSAWQQRVTGGVFVALGARLALQERA
- the hpt gene encoding hypoxanthine phosphoribosyltransferase; its protein translation is MAFYEQEVGVLIPEDKLQARVRELGAQITRDYAGKELTFVCVLKGSTFFAMDLARAVDLPLTMEFLGVSSYQGGTETTGEVRITTDVSKPMAGKHLLIIEDIIDTGLTMSFLLENLRARHPASLKLCSLLEKPSRARTKIDIDYKGFVIDDHFVVGYGLDYGEKLRNVPFIGVMKGK